A single genomic interval of Halobacillus halophilus DSM 2266 harbors:
- the purB gene encoding adenylosuccinate lyase — translation MIERYTRPEMGAIWTEENRYAAWLEVELLACEAWSELGNIPKDDVKKLREKASFDVERIHEIEAETRHDVVAFTRAVSETVGEERKWVHYGLTSTDVVDTALSYQLKQANAIIRKDLVNFIEILGDKAREHKHTVMMGRTHGVHAEPTTFGLKLALYYEEMKRNLERLDLAIKHIEVGKLSGAVGTYANIDPFVEEYVCEKLGIAPAPVSTQTLQRDRHAHYVSTLALIATSIEKIAVEIRGLQKTETREVEEFFAKGQKGSSAMPHKRNPIGSENMTGMARVLRGEMVTAFENVPLWHERDISHSSAERVILPDATIAINYMLNRFASIVKNLTVFPERMQENMEKTYGLIFSQRVLLTLIDEGMVREEAYDLVQPKAMEAWERGIPFRELVEADEQITATLSEEQLDACFDYKHHLKNVDRIFSRIGL, via the coding sequence ATGATTGAACGATATACAAGGCCTGAAATGGGGGCTATTTGGACAGAAGAAAACCGTTATGCAGCCTGGCTTGAGGTAGAACTGCTGGCTTGTGAAGCGTGGAGTGAGCTTGGAAATATTCCAAAGGATGACGTGAAGAAATTGAGAGAGAAAGCTTCTTTTGACGTGGAGCGTATTCATGAAATTGAAGCAGAAACCCGTCATGATGTGGTTGCCTTTACCCGCGCCGTTTCCGAAACAGTCGGTGAAGAGCGGAAATGGGTCCATTACGGACTTACATCAACAGATGTCGTGGACACAGCGCTTTCCTATCAATTAAAACAGGCGAACGCTATTATCCGTAAAGATCTCGTAAACTTTATCGAGATTTTAGGCGATAAGGCACGCGAACATAAGCATACGGTCATGATGGGGCGTACGCACGGTGTACATGCAGAACCTACAACGTTCGGGCTGAAGCTTGCTCTTTATTATGAAGAGATGAAGCGTAATCTGGAACGCCTGGATCTTGCGATCAAGCACATTGAAGTAGGGAAGCTATCCGGAGCCGTTGGAACGTATGCGAACATTGATCCTTTTGTTGAAGAGTATGTATGCGAAAAGCTGGGCATTGCACCGGCACCGGTATCCACACAGACGCTGCAGCGTGACCGTCATGCTCATTACGTCTCTACATTGGCTTTGATTGCGACGTCCATCGAGAAAATTGCCGTGGAAATCCGTGGCCTGCAAAAGACAGAAACGCGGGAGGTAGAAGAATTCTTCGCGAAAGGCCAGAAAGGCTCGTCTGCTATGCCGCATAAACGAAACCCGATTGGGTCGGAGAATATGACGGGCATGGCTCGCGTACTGCGCGGAGAAATGGTAACTGCTTTTGAAAATGTGCCTCTTTGGCATGAGCGGGACATCTCTCATTCATCTGCCGAGCGCGTGATTCTGCCGGATGCGACGATAGCTATTAACTACATGCTCAATCGTTTCGCTTCGATCGTTAAGAATTTAACGGTCTTCCCGGAACGGATGCAGGAGAATATGGAGAAAACATACGGATTAATCTTCTCTCAAAGAGTTCTGCTGACACTGATTGATGAAGGTATGGTCCGAGAAGAAGCTTACGATCTGGTGCAGCCGAAAGCCATGGAAGCGTGGGAACGTGGTATTCCATTCCGTGAACTGGTAGAAGCGGATGAACAGATCACGGCGACGCTGTCAGAAGAACAGCTGGACGCCTGCTTCGATTACAAGCATCACCTGAAAAACGTCGATCGCATCTTCAGCCGCATCGGCCTGTAA
- the purC gene encoding phosphoribosylaminoimidazolesuccinocarboxamide synthase: MKGSLLYEGKAKKVYHVTDQPERLILSYKNDATAFNGKKKDQFEGKGRLNNLITSRVFDYLKLHHIPSHFIEALNDTEQLVEKTTIIPLEVVVRNVAAGSITRRLGIEEKTTFTPPIVELFYKKDELDDPIINDVHAYHLTDVSEQELTRIKEMALTINEHLIELFKQAGLQLVDFKLEFGRLKDGTIVLADEISPDTCRLWDLESGQKLDKDVFREGIGDLIETYELILQRLEENTCAK; this comes from the coding sequence ATGAAGGGTTCGCTGTTATATGAAGGAAAAGCCAAGAAAGTTTATCACGTGACGGATCAGCCGGAACGTTTAATTTTATCTTATAAGAACGACGCCACCGCCTTTAACGGCAAGAAAAAAGATCAATTTGAAGGCAAAGGCCGGCTGAACAATTTGATTACCTCCCGAGTATTTGACTATTTAAAGTTGCATCACATTCCATCCCACTTTATTGAAGCGTTGAACGATACGGAACAATTAGTTGAGAAAACGACCATCATTCCTCTAGAAGTGGTTGTTCGCAATGTCGCTGCAGGCAGTATAACACGCAGGCTTGGTATCGAAGAAAAAACAACCTTCACCCCACCGATCGTCGAATTATTTTATAAAAAAGATGAACTGGATGATCCGATCATTAATGATGTTCACGCTTATCACCTGACAGATGTCAGCGAACAGGAATTAACCCGCATCAAAGAAATGGCCCTTACCATCAATGAACATTTAATCGAATTATTTAAGCAGGCTGGACTTCAGCTTGTTGATTTTAAACTGGAATTCGGACGCTTAAAAGACGGAACGATTGTCCTGGCTGACGAAATCTCACCAGATACATGCCGTCTTTGGGATTTAGAGAGCGGACAAAAACTGGACAAGGATGTCTTCCGCGAGGGTATTGGAGACCTGATTGAAACGTACGAACTCATATTACAACGACTGGAGGAAAACACATGCGCAAAGTAA
- the purS gene encoding phosphoribosylformylglycinamidine synthase subunit PurS, producing MRKVKIYITLKEGVLDPQGKAVQNSLHSLEYKNVSEVRVGKYMEVMMEDTNDIEKQVDKMCDQLLANPVIENYTYTIEEVV from the coding sequence ATGCGCAAAGTAAAGATCTACATCACATTAAAAGAAGGGGTTCTTGATCCCCAGGGTAAAGCCGTACAGAACTCCCTTCATTCCCTGGAGTATAAAAACGTCAGCGAGGTACGTGTTGGCAAGTATATGGAAGTTATGATGGAAGACACGAACGACATTGAAAAGCAGGTAGATAAGATGTGCGATCAATTGCTTGCGAACCCAGTCATTGAGAATTACACCTACACGATCGAGGAGGTTGTCTAA
- the purQ gene encoding phosphoribosylformylglycinamidine synthase subunit PurQ, which translates to MKFAVVVFPGSNCDRDMYFAVKDALGEEADLVWYQEADLSSYDAVLLPGGFSYGDYLRSGAIASTSDVISQIREAAEAGKPVLGVCNGFQILLEMGLLPGAMLSNKHLKFMCHFETLNVENAETMFTREYEPQEKISIPIAHGDGNYYCDEATYQELKDHRQIAFTYENNPNGSVGDIAGITNKAGNVLGMMPHPERAVEALVGNEDGLRLFQSILTHWRNNHAIKA; encoded by the coding sequence GTGAAATTTGCTGTCGTCGTATTTCCAGGCTCCAACTGTGACCGTGATATGTACTTCGCTGTTAAAGACGCCCTCGGAGAAGAAGCAGATCTTGTCTGGTATCAGGAAGCGGATTTGAGCTCGTATGATGCCGTTCTTCTACCTGGCGGATTCTCTTATGGAGATTATTTGCGCTCAGGAGCCATCGCTTCTACTTCGGATGTGATCAGTCAGATCCGTGAAGCAGCGGAAGCGGGCAAACCGGTACTTGGTGTCTGTAACGGATTCCAGATTCTGCTTGAGATGGGGCTTTTGCCAGGAGCTATGCTATCCAATAAGCATCTGAAGTTCATGTGCCATTTCGAAACATTGAATGTGGAAAATGCGGAAACCATGTTTACCCGTGAGTATGAACCACAGGAAAAAATCAGCATCCCGATTGCTCATGGTGACGGGAACTATTATTGTGATGAAGCCACTTATCAGGAGCTGAAAGATCATCGCCAGATTGCTTTCACATATGAGAACAACCCCAACGGATCCGTAGGTGACATCGCCGGGATTACAAACAAAGCAGGTAATGTGCTTGGCATGATGCCTCACCCGGAACGAGCGGTGGAAGCTCTCGTTGGAAATGAAGACGGACTGCGTTTGTTCCAGTCTATTTTGACACATTGGAGGAATAACCATGCCATCAAAGCTTGA
- the purL gene encoding phosphoribosylformylglycinamidine synthase subunit PurL — MPSKLEISPEQIEQQKLYSEMGLRDEEYASIKDILGRRPNYTETGLFSVMWSEHCSYKNSKPLLRKFPTEGPQVLQGPGEGAGIIDIGDEQAVVFKIESHNHPSAVEPYQGAATGVGGILRDVFSMGARPIALLNSLRFGSLKQPRVKYLFEEVVRGIAGYGNCVGVPTVGGEVQFDNAYNGNPLVNAMCVGLIEHKDIQKGIAAGIGNTVMYVGAKTGRDGIHGATFASEELSEESEEKRPSVQVGDPFMEKLLIEACLDVIQHEALVGIQDMGAAGLTSSASEMASKAGTGMTMNLDLIPQRELDMTPYEMMLSESQERMLLVVEKGREEEIAQVFRKYDLEAVAVGEVTDTKRFRLEHRGEMVADVPVDSLAEDAPVYHQPSAIPAYYNDFQAMEPYVPTVTDHRYTLHNLLSQPTIASKEWVYDQYDSMVQTNTVVSPGSDAAVLRVRGTDKALAMTTDCNSRYIYVDPEVGGKIAVAEAARNIVCSGGRPLGLTDGLNFGSPENPEIFWQMEKSVDGMSAACNELGTPVISGNVSLYNESFGGQAVYPTPVVGMVGLIEHTEQITTSHMKQAGDLIYLIGETKAEFGGSELQGLLEDRHFGPAPAIDLQIEAQRQNQVLTAIRTGLVQSAHDLAEGGLGVALAESLFEQELGCEVTIDGDPTTALFSETQSRFLLSVKPEDREAFEKLVPEGRVIGNVKGDGVYRILSNDQVILEDQTTKLKHTWKGAIPCLVKSKV, encoded by the coding sequence ATGCCATCAAAGCTTGAAATCAGCCCGGAACAGATTGAACAGCAAAAGCTTTACAGTGAAATGGGCCTGCGGGATGAAGAATATGCTTCCATTAAAGATATTCTCGGCCGCCGTCCAAATTATACAGAAACCGGTCTATTCTCTGTTATGTGGTCGGAACATTGCAGTTATAAAAACTCCAAACCGCTTCTAAGGAAATTTCCAACAGAAGGGCCGCAAGTCCTTCAAGGTCCAGGAGAGGGAGCTGGCATCATCGATATTGGCGATGAGCAGGCGGTGGTTTTCAAAATTGAAAGCCATAATCACCCTTCTGCTGTGGAGCCTTACCAGGGAGCAGCGACCGGTGTTGGCGGTATTTTAAGAGATGTCTTCTCCATGGGCGCACGCCCGATTGCTTTACTCAACTCCCTTCGATTTGGATCGCTGAAACAGCCTCGCGTTAAGTATTTGTTCGAAGAAGTAGTCCGCGGGATCGCAGGTTACGGCAACTGTGTCGGTGTCCCGACAGTAGGGGGCGAGGTCCAGTTCGACAATGCCTACAACGGTAACCCGCTTGTTAACGCCATGTGTGTCGGGTTGATCGAGCACAAGGATATTCAAAAAGGAATTGCTGCGGGGATCGGCAATACAGTTATGTACGTTGGAGCTAAAACCGGTCGTGATGGTATTCACGGCGCAACGTTTGCCTCTGAAGAGCTCTCTGAAGAATCCGAAGAGAAGCGTCCTTCGGTGCAGGTCGGTGACCCGTTTATGGAAAAACTCCTCATTGAAGCTTGTCTGGATGTTATTCAGCACGAAGCTCTTGTAGGTATTCAGGATATGGGCGCTGCCGGTCTCACTTCCTCAGCCAGTGAAATGGCCAGTAAAGCCGGAACGGGCATGACGATGAACCTTGATTTAATCCCCCAGCGGGAACTCGACATGACACCTTATGAAATGATGTTGTCTGAGTCTCAGGAACGCATGCTGCTTGTTGTAGAAAAAGGACGCGAAGAAGAAATCGCACAAGTCTTCCGTAAATATGATCTGGAAGCTGTGGCAGTGGGAGAAGTTACGGATACGAAGCGCTTCCGTCTCGAGCATAGAGGAGAGATGGTGGCGGATGTACCAGTGGACAGCCTGGCGGAGGACGCTCCCGTCTATCATCAGCCTTCTGCGATTCCGGCTTACTATAACGATTTTCAGGCGATGGAGCCTTACGTCCCGACGGTAACGGACCATAGGTACACTCTTCACAATCTTTTAAGTCAGCCGACCATTGCCAGTAAAGAATGGGTCTATGATCAGTATGATTCCATGGTCCAGACGAACACCGTCGTATCTCCAGGTTCAGATGCAGCCGTGTTACGGGTTCGAGGCACGGATAAAGCTCTTGCGATGACGACCGACTGTAACTCCCGCTATATCTATGTGGACCCGGAAGTCGGAGGCAAAATTGCAGTTGCGGAAGCAGCCCGGAATATTGTCTGCTCCGGCGGACGACCGCTTGGACTTACGGACGGTTTGAACTTCGGATCTCCGGAAAACCCGGAAATCTTCTGGCAAATGGAAAAGAGTGTGGACGGAATGAGCGCGGCCTGCAATGAACTGGGTACACCGGTCATCAGCGGCAATGTTTCCTTATATAACGAATCATTTGGAGGTCAGGCCGTTTACCCTACTCCCGTTGTCGGCATGGTCGGGCTAATTGAGCATACCGAACAGATTACCACTTCCCATATGAAACAAGCCGGTGATTTGATCTATCTCATTGGAGAAACGAAAGCTGAATTCGGTGGAAGCGAGCTGCAGGGACTGTTGGAAGACCGCCACTTCGGACCGGCTCCGGCCATCGATTTACAAATAGAAGCCCAGCGTCAGAACCAGGTGCTGACGGCGATTCGTACCGGTCTCGTTCAGTCGGCCCACGATCTTGCGGAAGGCGGACTTGGAGTCGCTTTAGCTGAGAGCCTATTTGAGCAGGAATTGGGCTGTGAAGTGACCATTGATGGTGACCCAACGACCGCTTTATTCTCAGAAACCCAATCCCGTTTCCTTCTGTCGGTCAAACCGGAAGATCGGGAAGCTTTTGAAAAATTGGTCCCTGAAGGCCGTGTTATCGGAAATGTTAAAGGGGACGGGGTGTATCGGATCCTGTCGAACGATCAAGTCATTTTGGAAGATCAGACAACTAAGCTAAAACATACGTGGAAAGGAGCGATCCCATGCCTGGTGAAATCAAAGGTTTAA
- the purF gene encoding amidophosphoribosyltransferase — MPGEIKGLNEECGIFGVWGHPDSAQLTYYGLHALQHRGQEGAGIVTTDGKQMKLHKGHGLINEVFSQNQLQELKGHASAGHVRYATAGDGGYENIQPLVFRSQTGSLALAHNGNLVNAHALKSQLEGQGSILTTTSDTEVVAHLIKRARHLPLDEAIMEALSMIKGAYAFLLMTEDQMFVANDPRGLRPISLGQMGDAWVVSSETCGFDVIGATHEREVKPGELVVISNEGVEAKRYASPIQRTLCSMEYVYFSRPDSNLDGKNVHASRKRMGKALAKEAPVEADVVTGVPDSSISAAIGYAEESGIPYELGLIKNRYVGRTFIQPSQELREQGVKMKLSAVRGIVEGKRVVMVDDSIVRGTTSRRIVQMLKDAGASEVHVRIASPPIKNPCYYGIDTANSGELIASNRSVEEIEEQIGADSLTFLSPDGLNEAIYQGEESIEHGGCMACFTGNYPTEIYPNTAHPYEKL; from the coding sequence ATGCCTGGTGAAATCAAAGGTTTAAACGAAGAATGTGGTATTTTCGGCGTGTGGGGGCATCCTGATTCTGCCCAGCTGACGTATTATGGGCTGCATGCTTTGCAGCACCGCGGTCAGGAAGGCGCAGGGATTGTCACAACAGACGGGAAACAAATGAAGCTCCATAAAGGACACGGGTTGATCAATGAGGTCTTCTCCCAGAACCAGCTCCAGGAATTAAAAGGTCATGCCTCTGCTGGACACGTCCGTTATGCGACAGCAGGCGACGGCGGTTACGAAAATATTCAGCCGCTGGTCTTCCGGTCTCAGACGGGCAGTCTTGCTCTTGCTCATAACGGTAATTTGGTAAACGCCCATGCGCTTAAAAGCCAATTGGAAGGTCAGGGAAGTATTCTTACAACGACCTCTGACACAGAGGTGGTGGCTCACTTAATTAAACGAGCACGCCATCTGCCTCTTGATGAAGCCATTATGGAGGCGCTATCCATGATTAAGGGAGCCTATGCTTTCTTATTAATGACAGAAGATCAAATGTTTGTCGCAAATGATCCGAGGGGGCTCCGCCCGATTAGTCTTGGACAAATGGGCGACGCCTGGGTGGTTTCATCTGAAACATGCGGGTTCGATGTGATCGGGGCCACACACGAACGCGAAGTGAAGCCTGGAGAACTTGTGGTCATTTCGAATGAGGGAGTAGAAGCGAAACGCTACGCTTCGCCGATCCAGCGAACGCTTTGCTCGATGGAATATGTCTACTTTTCAAGACCGGACAGCAACCTGGACGGAAAAAACGTGCACGCGTCCCGGAAGCGAATGGGGAAAGCGCTCGCTAAAGAAGCACCAGTGGAAGCGGATGTAGTCACCGGAGTGCCGGATTCAAGCATCTCAGCGGCTATCGGCTATGCGGAGGAATCAGGAATTCCTTATGAGCTTGGACTCATCAAGAACCGTTACGTAGGCCGTACATTCATCCAGCCTTCTCAGGAACTCCGTGAGCAAGGGGTGAAAATGAAACTGTCAGCCGTCCGAGGTATTGTCGAAGGAAAACGAGTGGTTATGGTCGATGACTCCATCGTGCGCGGAACAACCAGCCGACGCATTGTCCAAATGCTCAAAGATGCGGGTGCCAGTGAGGTTCATGTGCGCATCGCTTCTCCTCCGATTAAAAACCCTTGTTATTACGGGATTGATACGGCGAACAGTGGTGAACTGATTGCCTCTAACCGCTCGGTGGAAGAAATCGAAGAGCAGATCGGTGCTGACAGTCTGACTTTCCTTAGTCCTGATGGTCTGAATGAAGCCATCTATCAAGGAGAAGAATCGATCGAACACGGAGGATGCATGGCCTGCTTCACGGGCAATTATCCGACAGAGATTTATCCGAATACCGCACATCCATATGAAAAGCTGTAG
- the purM gene encoding phosphoribosylformylglycinamidine cyclo-ligase, translating into MSESYKQAGVDVEAGYESVERMKKHVQRTMREEVMGGLGAFAGLFDISEMKYEQPVLVTGTDGVGTKLKLAFEMNKHDTIGVDVVAMCVNDIAAQGADPLLFLDYIACGKNEPARIEQIVKGIADGCEQSGAALIGGETAEMPGMYELDEYDLAGFVVGMADKKQLVTGESIQAGDVLIGLSSSGVHSNGFSLVRKIIESSELQLDEVYPEFQRPLGEELLTPTRIYVPAIQRLKQAVTIKGIAHITGGGFYENIPRALPEGLGAQVDRTSWSAPSIFSFLQHHGNLSEEDMFGVFNMGIGMVTVVSKADKEAALAALQEAGETPVVIGQVTDEEGIHWL; encoded by the coding sequence ATGAGTGAATCGTATAAACAGGCCGGTGTAGACGTGGAAGCTGGCTATGAATCCGTCGAGCGCATGAAAAAACATGTGCAGCGAACGATGCGTGAAGAAGTGATGGGAGGCCTTGGCGCTTTTGCGGGGCTGTTCGATATTAGTGAAATGAAGTATGAGCAACCGGTTCTCGTCACAGGTACGGATGGCGTAGGCACGAAGCTGAAACTCGCCTTTGAAATGAATAAACATGATACGATCGGGGTGGATGTGGTTGCGATGTGTGTGAACGATATTGCTGCACAGGGAGCAGACCCCCTTTTATTCTTAGATTACATCGCCTGTGGAAAAAATGAACCAGCGCGTATCGAACAGATCGTCAAAGGAATAGCGGATGGCTGTGAACAGTCGGGAGCGGCTCTTATCGGCGGAGAAACGGCCGAAATGCCTGGCATGTACGAGCTGGATGAATACGACCTGGCCGGTTTTGTCGTAGGGATGGCCGATAAGAAACAGCTGGTCACCGGGGAATCGATTCAAGCAGGAGACGTGCTTATTGGTCTATCGTCATCAGGTGTGCATTCTAACGGCTTTTCTCTAGTTCGAAAAATTATCGAATCAAGTGAGCTGCAGCTGGACGAAGTTTATCCTGAATTCCAGCGCCCGCTTGGAGAAGAGCTTCTTACGCCGACACGGATTTACGTCCCGGCGATTCAGCGGTTAAAACAGGCTGTCACCATTAAGGGTATTGCTCATATTACAGGCGGCGGTTTTTATGAGAATATTCCGCGCGCGCTGCCTGAAGGACTCGGGGCACAGGTGGACCGGACAAGCTGGTCAGCTCCTTCCATTTTCTCTTTTTTACAGCATCACGGAAACCTATCCGAAGAGGACATGTTCGGTGTGTTTAACATGGGTATCGGAATGGTTACGGTTGTGTCGAAAGCAGATAAGGAAGCGGCACTTGCTGCTTTACAGGAAGCTGGGGAGACACCGGTGGTTATCGGGCAGGTTACAGATGAGGAAGGAATTCACTGGTTATGA
- the purN gene encoding phosphoribosylglycinamide formyltransferase: MRNIAIFASGAGSNFDAIVQAVERGDLEANISLLICDRVGAPVIEKAQRHDIDTVVFTPKVYENKAAYEAALVEDCRSRNIDYIVLAGYMRLLGPTLLKPYQNRIVNIHPSLLPAFPGKDAIGQALDKKVKVTGVTVHFVDDGMDTGPIIDQEAIRIKEDDTEEDVKQKIQAVEHRLYPEVIQSLLVKEESK, from the coding sequence ATGAGAAATATAGCGATTTTTGCCTCAGGCGCAGGCTCGAATTTCGATGCCATCGTTCAAGCCGTTGAAAGAGGAGATCTTGAAGCAAACATTTCTCTTTTGATCTGTGATCGTGTCGGGGCTCCCGTAATTGAAAAAGCCCAGCGTCATGATATTGATACCGTCGTGTTTACACCGAAAGTGTATGAAAATAAAGCGGCCTACGAAGCAGCTCTTGTTGAAGACTGCCGCTCAAGAAATATCGATTACATCGTGCTGGCTGGATACATGAGGCTGCTTGGGCCGACGCTGCTTAAACCTTATCAGAACCGAATCGTAAACATTCATCCCTCACTGCTGCCGGCCTTTCCAGGAAAAGATGCGATTGGTCAGGCACTTGATAAAAAAGTGAAAGTTACCGGTGTGACCGTGCATTTTGTTGATGACGGCATGGACACCGGACCGATTATCGATCAAGAAGCTATCCGTATTAAAGAGGACGATACCGAAGAAGATGTGAAACAAAAAATTCAGGCGGTCGAACATCGCCTGTACCCGGAAGTTATTCAGTCTTTACTGGTCAAGGAGGAATCGAAATGA
- the purH gene encoding bifunctional phosphoribosylaminoimidazolecarboxamide formyltransferase/IMP cyclohydrolase, giving the protein MKKRALLSVSNKQGLTEFAKQLHELDYELISTGGTKRTIEEAGIPVLSISEITDFPEIMDGRVKTLHPAVHGGLLAKRGNEDHMQQLDELNIQTIDLVAVNLYPFKDTIAKPGVTDADAIENVDIGGPTMLRAAAKSFEDVAVVVNPADYDEVIAGLQDELTYEKRRNLAAKVFRHTANYDAMIAEYFTTKTEESYPETYTATYEKVQSLRYGENPHQSASFYKKANYEGASLAQAEQLNGKELSYNNIQDANAALEVVLEFEQPAAVAVKHMNPCGVGVGENIYDAYVKAYEGDPVSIFGGIVALNREVDEATAAKLKEIFLEIIIAPSFSQEALDLLTKKKNLRLLTVEMKKAEQQTHKLTSVSGGLLVQDTDEGSVDVTELEVATSRKPTDQELHDLKLGWKVVKHVKSNAIVIAKGDRTLGVGAGQMNRVGAAKIALEQADEQAKGSIMASDAFFPMPDTVEAAAEAGVTAIIQPGGSKRDQDSIDACDKHGIAMVFTRMRHFKH; this is encoded by the coding sequence ATGAAGAAACGCGCCTTACTCAGCGTATCAAATAAACAAGGATTAACAGAGTTTGCGAAGCAGCTGCATGAACTAGACTACGAACTAATCTCGACCGGCGGGACGAAGCGAACGATCGAAGAAGCAGGTATTCCTGTTCTGTCGATTTCTGAAATAACCGATTTCCCTGAAATCATGGATGGGCGCGTCAAAACTCTTCATCCGGCCGTACATGGCGGTCTCTTAGCCAAGCGCGGCAATGAAGACCACATGCAGCAGCTGGATGAACTGAATATCCAGACGATTGATCTAGTGGCCGTTAATTTATATCCATTTAAAGATACGATCGCGAAGCCTGGCGTAACAGATGCGGATGCTATTGAAAACGTAGATATCGGCGGACCGACGATGCTGCGGGCAGCAGCAAAGAGTTTTGAAGATGTAGCAGTTGTCGTAAATCCGGCTGACTATGATGAAGTAATCGCCGGGTTACAAGATGAACTAACTTATGAAAAACGCCGGAACCTTGCGGCGAAGGTTTTCCGCCACACCGCTAACTATGATGCCATGATTGCAGAATATTTTACCACTAAGACAGAAGAATCTTACCCGGAAACGTACACAGCTACGTATGAGAAAGTACAATCCTTACGATATGGAGAGAACCCTCATCAATCCGCAAGCTTTTATAAAAAAGCGAATTATGAAGGCGCCTCTCTTGCCCAGGCTGAACAACTGAACGGCAAAGAGCTATCTTATAACAATATTCAGGATGCTAATGCAGCACTTGAAGTCGTACTTGAATTTGAACAGCCGGCAGCGGTTGCCGTGAAACATATGAACCCGTGCGGCGTAGGCGTTGGGGAAAACATCTACGACGCATACGTTAAGGCCTACGAAGGAGATCCAGTTTCTATTTTCGGTGGTATTGTAGCTTTGAACCGGGAAGTGGACGAAGCAACAGCCGCTAAGTTAAAAGAGATCTTCCTCGAAATCATCATTGCACCTTCCTTCAGTCAGGAAGCTCTCGATCTTCTGACGAAAAAGAAAAATCTGCGCCTGCTTACCGTTGAGATGAAAAAGGCAGAACAGCAGACGCACAAGCTGACAAGTGTAAGCGGAGGTCTCCTTGTTCAGGATACTGATGAAGGTTCTGTTGATGTAACGGAGCTTGAAGTAGCGACCAGCCGGAAGCCGACCGATCAGGAGCTTCATGATTTGAAGCTCGGCTGGAAAGTAGTGAAGCATGTGAAATCGAACGCGATTGTCATTGCTAAAGGCGACCGTACACTGGGTGTCGGTGCGGGTCAAATGAACCGTGTAGGTGCTGCGAAAATTGCTCTTGAGCAGGCGGATGAGCAAGCGAAAGGAAGCATTATGGCTTCTGACGCCTTCTTCCCGATGCCGGATACGGTCGAAGCAGCAGCTGAAGCCGGTGTTACAGCGATCATCCAGCCGGGTGGTTCGAAGCGTGACCAGGATTCGATTGATGCCTGCGATAAGCACGGCATCGCCATGGTATTTACTAGAATGCGTCATTTCAAACATTAG